The following proteins come from a genomic window of Pseudomonas hygromyciniae:
- the copD gene encoding copper homeostasis membrane protein CopD: MATLLVLCRFLHFMVVLLMFGACVLRPWLVGTSPRPALDRQLSRITALLAWLALGSGVSWLLLISASMAGSELAALDLATVQLVLGKTFFGQVWSLHLLLNGLLVLNLLTPWHHVRLLLSALLLATLAPVGHGAMLSGLSGQLLILNQMVHLLCVGAWLGGLLLLVLILRQAALYPLEKILQRFSGVGYLLVAGLLVTGLINIRVLTGQFWPTPLFSGFALILLIKVLLVAGMLGLALLNRLRIKHCQQRVGQLQASVKLEWLLGVAAVAAVSLLGTLPPML, translated from the coding sequence ATGGCAACCCTGCTGGTGCTGTGCCGTTTCCTGCACTTTATGGTGGTTTTGCTGATGTTCGGGGCCTGTGTACTCAGGCCCTGGTTAGTGGGCACAAGCCCGCGGCCGGCCCTGGACCGGCAGTTGTCACGCATCACCGCGCTGCTGGCCTGGCTGGCCCTGGGGTCGGGTGTGAGCTGGCTGCTGTTGATCAGTGCCAGTATGGCCGGCAGTGAACTGGCGGCGCTGGACCTGGCGACGGTGCAGTTGGTGCTGGGCAAGACCTTCTTCGGACAGGTCTGGAGCCTGCATCTGTTGCTCAATGGCCTACTGGTGCTGAACCTGCTGACACCCTGGCATCACGTGCGCCTGCTCCTCAGTGCGCTGCTGCTGGCCACCCTGGCCCCCGTGGGGCACGGCGCGATGCTCAGTGGCCTCAGCGGGCAATTGCTGATTCTCAACCAGATGGTGCACCTGCTATGCGTCGGTGCCTGGCTTGGCGGGTTGTTGCTGCTGGTGTTGATCCTGCGCCAAGCGGCCCTGTACCCACTGGAGAAAATCCTGCAGCGCTTCAGCGGTGTCGGTTATCTGTTGGTGGCCGGCTTGCTGGTCACCGGGCTGATCAATATCCGTGTGCTCACCGGGCAGTTCTGGCCGACTCCGCTGTTCAGCGGGTTTGCCTTGATCCTGTTGATCAAGGTGCTGCTGGTGGCGGGGATGCTGGGCCTGGCATTGCTCAATCGTCTGCGGATCAAGCATTGCCAGCAGCGCGTAGGGCAACTGCAGGCCAGTGTGAAACTCGAATGGCTGTTAGGCGTGGCCGCGGTGGCGGCGGTGTCCCTGCTAGGCACCCTGCCCCCGATGCTGTAG
- the hydA gene encoding dihydropyrimidinase, translating to MSLLIRGATVVTHDESYKADVLCADALIRAIGTNLDVPAGTEILDGSGQYLMPGGIDPHTHMQLPFMGTVASEDFFSGTAAGLAGGTTSIIDFVIPNPQQSLMEAFHQWRGWAEKSAADYGFHVAITWWSEQVREEMAELVTHHGINSFKHFMAYKNAIMAADDTLVASFERCLELGAVPTVHAENGELVYHLQRKLLAQGITGPEAHPLSRPSQVEGEAASRAIRIAETIGTPLYLVHVSTQEALDEITYARAKGQAVYGEVLAGHLLLDDSVYQHPDWQTAAGYVMSPPFRPRGHQEALWRGLQSGNLHTTATDHCCFCAEQKAAGRDDFSKIPNGTAGIEDRMALLWDEGVNTGRLSMQEFVALTSTNTAKIFNLYPRKGAIRVGADADLVLWDPQGTRTISAKTHHQQVDFNIFEGKTVRGVPSHTISQGKLVWVDGDLRAERGAGRYVERPAYPAVFEQLRKRAEHSKPAAVNR from the coding sequence ATGTCTCTGTTGATCCGTGGCGCTACCGTTGTTACCCATGATGAAAGTTATAAAGCCGATGTCTTGTGCGCAGACGCTCTAATCCGCGCCATTGGCACTAACCTGGATGTTCCCGCCGGCACCGAGATACTTGATGGCAGCGGCCAATACCTGATGCCCGGCGGGATCGATCCCCATACCCACATGCAATTGCCCTTCATGGGTACGGTGGCCAGCGAGGACTTTTTCAGCGGTACGGCGGCGGGCCTGGCGGGCGGGACTACGTCGATCATCGACTTCGTGATTCCCAACCCGCAGCAGTCGTTGATGGAAGCTTTCCACCAGTGGCGCGGCTGGGCCGAGAAGTCGGCGGCCGACTACGGGTTTCATGTGGCAATCACCTGGTGGAGCGAACAGGTCCGCGAGGAAATGGCCGAGCTGGTGACCCATCACGGCATCAACAGCTTCAAGCATTTCATGGCCTACAAGAACGCGATCATGGCCGCCGACGATACCCTGGTCGCCAGTTTTGAGCGCTGCCTGGAACTGGGCGCGGTGCCCACCGTGCATGCAGAGAACGGCGAGTTGGTCTATCACCTGCAACGCAAGCTGCTGGCCCAAGGCATCACCGGCCCCGAGGCCCACCCGCTGTCGCGCCCTTCGCAAGTGGAAGGCGAAGCCGCCAGCCGCGCGATCCGCATTGCCGAAACCATCGGCACGCCGCTGTACCTGGTGCACGTTTCGACCCAGGAAGCCCTCGACGAAATCACTTACGCCCGCGCCAAGGGCCAGGCGGTCTATGGCGAAGTCCTGGCCGGGCACCTGTTGCTGGACGACAGCGTGTACCAGCACCCCGACTGGCAGACCGCAGCAGGCTACGTGATGAGCCCGCCCTTCCGCCCGCGCGGGCATCAAGAGGCGCTGTGGCGTGGCCTGCAATCAGGCAACCTGCACACCACCGCCACCGATCACTGCTGCTTCTGCGCCGAACAAAAGGCCGCCGGGCGTGACGACTTCAGCAAGATCCCCAATGGCACCGCCGGCATCGAAGACCGCATGGCGCTGCTGTGGGACGAAGGGGTCAACACCGGGCGCCTGTCGATGCAGGAGTTCGTTGCGCTGACCTCCACCAACACCGCAAAAATCTTCAATCTCTACCCGCGCAAGGGCGCGATCCGCGTCGGTGCCGATGCCGACCTGGTGCTGTGGGATCCCCAGGGCACGCGGACCATCTCGGCCAAGACCCACCATCAGCAGGTGGACTTCAACATCTTCGAAGGCAAGACCGTACGCGGCGTGCCCAGCCACACCATCAGCCAGGGCAAGCTGGTGTGGGTCGATGGCGATTTGCGCGCCGAACGTGGTGCCGGGCGCTATGTCGAGCGGCCGGCGTACCCGGCGGTGTTCGAGCAGTTGCGCAAGCGCGCTGAGCATTCCAAGCCAGCCGCTGTAAACCGCTGA
- the preA gene encoding NAD-dependent dihydropyrimidine dehydrogenase subunit PreA, with the protein MADLSIVFAGIKAPNPFWLASAPPTDKAYNVVRAFEAGWGGVVWKTLGEDPAAVNVSSRYSAHFGANREVLGINNIELITDRSLEINLREITQVKKDWPDRALIVSLMVPCVEESWKNILPLVQATGCDGIELNFGCPHGMPERGMGAAVGQVPEYVEQVTRWCKTYCSLPVIVKLTPNITDIRVAARAAYRGGADAVSLINTINSITSVDLERMVALPIVGTQSTHGGYCGSAVKPIALNMVAEIARDPQTQGLPICGIGGIGNWRDAAEFVALGCGAVQVCTAAMLHGFRIVDEMKDGLSRWMDSQGYSSLQDFSGRAVGNTTDWKYLDINYQVIAKIDQAACIGCGRCHIACEDTSHQAIASLKQADGTHVYQVIDDECVGCNLCQITCPVADCIEMVPMDTGKPFLNWTQDPRNPYREAV; encoded by the coding sequence ATGGCCGATCTATCGATTGTGTTCGCCGGTATCAAAGCCCCCAACCCGTTCTGGCTGGCCTCCGCGCCCCCCACCGACAAAGCCTACAACGTGGTGCGCGCCTTCGAGGCCGGCTGGGGTGGCGTGGTCTGGAAAACCCTCGGCGAGGACCCGGCAGCCGTCAACGTCTCATCCCGTTACTCGGCGCACTTTGGCGCCAACCGCGAAGTCCTGGGCATCAACAATATCGAGCTGATCACCGACCGCTCCCTGGAGATCAACCTGCGGGAAATCACCCAGGTGAAAAAGGACTGGCCCGACCGCGCCCTGATCGTGTCGTTGATGGTGCCGTGCGTCGAAGAATCATGGAAAAACATCCTGCCGCTGGTGCAAGCCACCGGTTGCGACGGCATCGAGCTGAACTTCGGCTGCCCCCACGGCATGCCCGAACGCGGCATGGGCGCAGCAGTGGGCCAGGTGCCGGAATATGTGGAACAGGTCACGCGCTGGTGCAAGACCTATTGTTCGCTGCCGGTGATCGTCAAGCTCACGCCCAATATCACCGATATCCGCGTGGCCGCCCGGGCCGCCTATCGGGGCGGCGCCGATGCGGTGTCGCTGATCAACACCATCAACTCCATCACCAGTGTGGACCTGGAGCGCATGGTCGCCTTGCCGATTGTCGGCACCCAGAGCACCCACGGCGGCTACTGCGGCTCGGCGGTCAAGCCGATTGCGTTGAACATGGTCGCTGAAATCGCCCGCGACCCCCAGACCCAGGGCCTGCCGATCTGCGGGATTGGTGGCATCGGTAACTGGCGCGATGCCGCAGAATTCGTGGCCCTTGGCTGTGGCGCGGTGCAGGTATGCACGGCGGCGATGCTGCATGGTTTTCGGATTGTCGACGAGATGAAGGATGGCTTGTCGCGATGGATGGACAGCCAAGGCTACAGCAGCTTGCAGGACTTCTCCGGGCGCGCCGTGGGTAATACCACAGACTGGAAATACCTGGACATCAACTACCAAGTGATCGCCAAGATCGACCAGGCCGCCTGCATTGGCTGCGGACGCTGCCATATTGCCTGCGAGGACACTTCGCACCAGGCGATTGCCAGCCTCAAGCAGGCCGATGGTACCCATGTGTACCAAGTGATCGACGACGAATGCGTGGGCTGCAACCTGTGCCAGATCACCTGCCCGGTGGCGGACTGCATCGAGATGGTGCCGATGGACACCGGCAAACCGTTTTTGAATTGGACGCAGGATCCACGCAACCCTTACCGAGAGGCGGTGTAG
- the copC gene encoding copper homeostasis periplasmic binding protein CopC: MLIKKTLTTVTLLASLLGASAAFAHAHLKSSTPAADSTVAAPTDLRLVFSEGIETTFTKVSLSKDGTEVAIKGLETPDANKKTLVVTPAAPLTAGTYKVEWQAVSVDTHKSAGNYSFKVGQ, translated from the coding sequence ATGTTGATCAAGAAAACCCTGACCACGGTGACCTTGCTGGCCTCGCTGCTGGGGGCTTCGGCCGCCTTTGCCCATGCCCACCTGAAAAGCTCCACGCCGGCCGCCGACAGCACCGTCGCCGCGCCCACTGACCTGCGCCTGGTGTTCTCCGAAGGTATCGAGACCACGTTCACCAAGGTCTCCCTGAGCAAGGACGGCACTGAAGTGGCAATCAAGGGCCTGGAAACCCCAGACGCAAACAAGAAAACCTTGGTGGTGACCCCAGCCGCACCGTTGACCGCTGGCACCTACAAGGTCGAGTGGCAAGCCGTCTCGGTCGACACCCACAAAAGCGCAGGCAATTACAGCTTCAAGGTCGGCCAATAA
- a CDS encoding TetR/AcrR family transcriptional regulator — protein sequence MGNHKIGIRRVNVEKILLAAEKVFAEKGYGSTAMADIAEQAQLPRSNLHYYFSTKSELYSAVLFDLLEVWKQDALCFEMFDDPRVVLSSYIRAKMQHSRSRPYGSKVWANEIIHGAPTLGEALDASLYDWAKMKEAKIRQWVEDKRILAVEPSSLLYMIWASTQHYADFDHQVMILNDHQALSDMQFERAVQTVTSVILRGIGLEP from the coding sequence ATGGGCAATCACAAGATCGGTATCCGTCGGGTCAACGTCGAAAAGATTCTGCTGGCCGCTGAAAAGGTCTTCGCCGAGAAGGGCTATGGCAGCACCGCCATGGCCGACATTGCCGAACAGGCGCAACTGCCGCGCTCCAATCTGCATTACTACTTCAGCACCAAGAGCGAGTTGTACAGCGCGGTGTTGTTCGACCTGCTGGAAGTGTGGAAGCAGGACGCCCTGTGCTTCGAGATGTTCGATGACCCGCGCGTGGTCCTGAGCAGCTACATCCGGGCGAAGATGCAGCATTCGCGCAGCCGCCCGTATGGCTCGAAAGTCTGGGCCAACGAAATCATCCACGGCGCGCCGACCCTCGGCGAAGCGCTGGATGCGAGCCTGTACGACTGGGCCAAAATGAAGGAAGCGAAAATCCGCCAGTGGGTGGAAGACAAACGCATCCTCGCGGTGGAACCCTCGAGCCTGCTGTATATGATCTGGGCCTCGACCCAGCACTACGCCGACTTTGATCACCAGGTGATGATCCTCAATGATCATCAGGCGTTGTCGGATATGCAGTTCGAGCGGGCGGTGCAGACGGTGACCAGTGTGATTTTGCGGGGGATTGGGTTGGAGCCCTGA